The following are encoded together in the Bos javanicus breed banteng chromosome 4, ARS-OSU_banteng_1.0, whole genome shotgun sequence genome:
- the IGFBP1 gene encoding insulin-like growth factor-binding protein 1 — protein sequence MPEVLAVRAWPLLLSLAVQLGATVGAPQPWRCAPCSAERMALCPPVPASCPELTRSAGCGCCPMCALPLGAACGVATARCARGLSCRALPGEPRPLHALTRGQGACMTTPSDEATDTKDTTSPENVSPESSEITQEQLLDNFHLMAESSEDLPILWNAISNYESLRALEISDVKKWKEPCQRELYKVLDRLAREQQKAGDKLYKFYLPNCNKNGFYHSKQCETSLEGEPGLCWCVYPWSGKRILGSVAVRGDPKCQQYFNLQN from the exons ATGCCCGAAGTCCTTGCTGTCCGAGCCTGGCCGCTGCTGCTATCGCTGGCCGTTCAGCTCGGCGCGACGGTCGGAGCTCCCCAACCCTGGCGCTGTGCGCCCTGCTCCGCCGAGAGGATGGCGCTCTGCCCTCCCGTGCCCGCCTCCTGCCCGGAACTCACCCGGTCCGCGGGCTGCGGCTGCTGCCCGATGTGCGCCCTGCCTCTCGGAGCCGCATGCGGTGTGGCCACTGCTCGCTGCGCTCGCGGGCTCAGCTGCCGCGCCCTCCCGGGGGAGCCCAGGCCCCTGCACGCCCTCACCCGAGGCCAGGGCGCCTGCATGACCACGCCCAGCGATGAGGCTACAG atACAAAAGACACCACCAGCCCAGAGAATGTGTCCCCAGAGAGCTCAGAGATAACTCAGGAGCAGCTTCTGGACAATTTCCACTTGATGGCCGAGTCCAGTGAGGACCTGCCCATCCTCTGGAATGCCATCAGTAATTATGAGAGCTTGAGGGCTCTTGAGATCAGTGACGTCAAGAAGTGGAAG GAGCCCTGCCAGCGAGAACTCTACAAAGTGCTGGACAGATTAGCCAGGGAGCAGCAGAAGGCAGGAGACAAACTTTACAAATTTTATCTGCCAAACTGCAACAAGAATGGATTCTATCACAGCAAACAG TGTGAGACGTCGCTGGAGGGAGAGCCTGGGCTCTGTTGGTGTGTCTACCCTTGGAGTGGGAAGAGGATCTTGGGGTCTGTGGCCGTCAGAGGGGACCCCAAATGCCAACAGTATTTTAACTTACAGAACTGA